The genomic window TGAACCGATTCAGAAAGCTGTTGGTTCGCTATGAGAAGAGAACAGCAAGCTATGTGGCCCTAGCGCAATTGGCTTGCGCCATCATTGCCTACAGAAAAATAGGCGTTATTTACGGATAAACACTTAATCAATGCGGAAAGATTTGACTTGGAGGGCGGACATTCTTGTCCGCTCTTGCCTAATAGGAACTTCTCATCAGAGCGGACAGACTGGCACAGGACAAGCCGAAGGCGCAGTCAATGTCCGCCCTGCAGGAACGGCAACAATAATCTGCACCTCTTAATAATGGCATGTGCTGAAAGCCGCCCCTGATGACGGCGCTACGCGATGACCCACCCGCCTTGCACCTTGAGGGCGGGTTTGTTATATTGGGCATAAGGCTAAGGGCTCAAGGCTCAGGGCTCAAGGCTCAAGGCTCAGGGCTCAAGGTCTAAGGCGCGATCCTTCGGATCGGCCCTGACGTGTCGGCAGTGTGGTTTTCATTCTTCCTTTCTCTTGTTCCTTAGTCGTTTATCAGTTTCACTCCTGGGCTTGCTCGCCCTGCTCTCGGCGGCTGTCGGATTCCGGCAGAGTGCCTCGCCGTCGCTGATGGGTAACATCGCCGCGACCGGATCGTCCAATGCCGACTGCGAAGCCCGCTACGAGTTTCAGCGTGTCGTCGAGGCGGCTCAAATATGGTTCCTTAAGCCATCATCGCATGGCGGAGGGAACTACTCGTTCGATGCTCTCACCTTCGATGCCATCGGCTTGGCCACAGAACCGAGTTCCATGGAATGGGCTTCCCCGCAGGGCAGGTTTCGCATTACCGGACGCCGCAGCGGTTCCTTCGACCTCGAACTGACGATGCCCTCCGGCATGCGCCTTGTCGCGACCGGGATCGCCTATGACGACCTGCCCAAGGTAGAGTTGAAGCAGGCTGTCAATGAGGGGATAAGGGAGTAAAAGACATCTATTCGCCCATTTGGTAGTCACTGTTCTTCGCTTCCTTCCCCAAAATGATTTGCCGCCCGGACCATGACTGGCCCGGGCGGCGCTCTATGTAATGCCCCCGTCGCCGGGGGTCGGGATGGTGTTGGAGTTGGAGGTTGGGCTTATGCCGCGCACTCACCTAATACATACGACGACTTTGGAGTCACGTTGGAGATGGTTGTGAGTGTCGGTTGTTTGTCGACAGTTTTCTTGTCTCCGCATCCAAAGATGCCCGACGTAGCAGCCTAATCAACGGCTGAGAACTACTCGCTCTTCGTCGCGACGAACTTCACCTCGATGTCCTGGGTCTCCTCGAGTTTCATCACCAGAAACTGCGGCCGGGGGATGCCATAATCGGCGAGAGTGACTTTGAATGTTGCGGTTACATCAAGCCGACCCGATACCTCGTCCCATTTAGCCTTGATATCCGGCGTAATTTGCCTTGAAACACCATGGCAGAGGAATTCACCTTCAGCCTTCATCAGTATTGTCGCTCCGGAAGGCATCGCTTTGATTTCCGAAGGAATAAGACGGGTCAGCGTGAAGCGGCTGATCGGATGAATATCCGTATGGAGATGGTTGTCGCGCATATGGCCGTCGCGGACGCGGTTGTCGGTGTTGAGCGTCGCCATTTGGACAATCAGCACCGCGCTCGCTTCGGCCGTCAGGTCGGCCGGGTCGAACCGGAGCGAGCCGCTGATCTGCGCTGTTTTGCCAACAATCGTCTCGAGCGGGGCGCGCGAGGTGAAGGTTATCAGATTCGGTGGGCCGGCTTCGACCTTGAGCGTCAACGGCTTGGCTTGCAAGCCGCCGGCTGTCAGCAGCGCCAGGAGAGCGGCTTTGGCGATCAGTCGG from Calditrichota bacterium includes these protein-coding regions:
- a CDS encoding YceI family protein is translated as MMTIKPTNHPRRLIAKAALLALLTAGGLQAKPLTLKVEAGPPNLITFTSRAPLETIVGKTAQISGSLRFDPADLTAEASAVLIVQMATLNTDNRVRDGHMRDNHLHTDIHPISRFTLTRLIPSEIKAMPSGATILMKAEGEFLCHGVSRQITPDIKAKWDEVSGRLDVTATFKVTLADYGIPRPQFLVMKLEETQDIEVKFVATKSE